TGATGGACCGCTCACTCAAAACCCGGCCCCGAGCACGGCCCGACACTTAGCAAGCGTCTGTTCGGCTGAGACGCGCAGCGCGGACGGATCCGGCCCGCTGCGCAGGATCTCTCGGGAGTACGACGGGAGCACCCAGGCAAGGGCTTGCCCAAACACCGCGCGCAGGTCCTCGGGCCGCCCACCCTGCGCCCCGAGCCCTGGCGCAAGCAGCGGGCCATTGACGTACGACAGTTCGTGTCCGGTCGGTCCGACCGTCGCACCGACCACCAGACCCAAACTCCCAATCGGCTCCGCACCCGTGTTGAGCTGCGAAATCTCATCGATCACCGTCTGCGCGACAGTGCGCCCATCGGGCACTCGGGCGTGTTGGACGAGGCGACCTTCCGGATTGGAGGTGAGCGCCAACACGAGGACCCCCGCGCCGTGTTTGTCGGCCATCTCGAACATTGGAGCGAGCGCACCGACGCCGAGATAGGGGCTGGCCGTGACCGCGTCGGCGGCGAGCGGGCTCGCCGGATCGAGGTACGCGGCGGCGTACGCGGCAGCCGTCGAGCCGATATCTCCGCGCTTGGCGTCGAGCACGACGAGCACCCCGGCCTCGCGCAACTGTCGGATAGTTGACTCAAGGACGGCAATGCCCGCCGAGCCGAAACGTTCGAAGAACGCCGACTGCGGCTTGGCGACCGCGACCGTGTCGCCCAGTGCCTCGACCACGGTCCCGGCGAACCGGGACAGCCCCGCGACGTCGTCGGCGAGCCCCCACCCCGTCAGCAACTCGGGGTGGGGGTCGATCCCCACGCAGAGCGGCCCTCGGTCGGTCACCGCCCGATGCAGCCGCTGCCCAAAGGTCTCCATTCGACTCTCCTTCCATCCCACCGTGGCGGCGGTCACTGTCGGCGGCCTCCCAGCGTCTCCACCTGGCGGCCGGCGTCTCCACCCGGCGGAAGGTGGAGAGTGCTCAGGAAGTCCCGGCGGCGACCGCCGCCGCCATCGCGCGGGTGATCCGCGCCACGTCGTCGTCGTCCGCCACGTACGGCGGCATGGTGTAGATCAGATCCCGGAACGGCCGCAGCCAGACCCCGGCGTCGACCGCGGCGGCCGTCGCCGCCCGCAGGTCGACCGGCCGGTCGAGTTGGACCACTCCGATCGCGCCGAGGACCCGTACGTCCCGCACCCCGGCCTGTCCCGCCAACGGTGCCAGCCCGACGCGCAGGCCGTGCTCGATCCGGCGGACCGCCACCGCCCACGACGGCGGGTCGTCGGCCGGCCCGTCCCCGACCACCGACGCGCGCAGCAGCCCGATGGAGGCGTTGGCGACGGCACACGCCAGCGGATTGCCCATGAAGGTCGGACCGTGCGCCAGGACGCCCCCGGCGCCGATGCCAGCGGCCACCCCGGGCGTACACAGGGCGGCGGCCAGCGACAGGTAGCCACCGGTCAGCGCCTTGCCGACGCAGAGCACGTCCGGAGTGACCCCGGCGTGCTCGGCGGCGAAGAACGCACCGGTCCGGCCGAAACCGGTGGCGATCTCGTCGAAGATCAACAGGATGTCGTGCGCGGTGGTCACCTCCCGCAGCGCCCGCAGGTAGGCGGGATGGTGGAACCGCATGCCGCCCGCGCCCTGCACCACCGGCTCGACGATCACCGCGGCGATCTCGTCGGCGTCGCGGGCGATCCCCGCCACCAGCGCGGCGAGGTAGCGCTCGTCCGGTGGGGTGTCGACACCACCCGGCGGGGCCGGTACGAACACCTGGGCCGGCAACACCCCCCGCCACAAGTGGTGCATACCGCCCTCCGGGTCACACACGCTCATCGGATGGAACGTGTCGCCGTGATAGCCGCCCCGCCAGGTGGCCAACCGGCGTTTGCCCGGCCGGCCCCGACCGAGGTGGTACTGCAGGCACATCTTGACCGCGACCTCGACGCTGACCGAGCCGGAATCGCAGAGGAAGACGTGCTCCAGGCCGGGCGGGGTGATCTCGACCAGGGTCCGGGCCAACCGGACCGCCGGCTCGTGGGTCAGGCCGCCGAACATGACGTGTGCCATCCGGCCCAACTGATCGGTGACGGCGGCGTCGAGTACCGGGTGCCGGTAGCCGTGGACCGCCGCCCACCAGGACGACATGCCGTCGATCAGGTCACGCCCGTCGGCCAGCCGGAGCCGTACCCCGGACGCGCTGTCCACCAGGTACGGCGGGTCGGCCGGCGGCAGCGCCGCGTACGGATGCCACACGTGCCGGCGATCCAACGCCAACAGATCGGCGGCGTCCGCCCGGGTCGCCACCGGCGGACCGGCAGGTCCCGACCGGCTTCCGGCAGGTCCCGGCCCGCTGGTGGCAGGTCCCGACCGGCTCATCGGGTACGGGCGTGCCGGGCGATAGCCCGGGTCAGCCCGGGACCGCGATAGATGAAGCCGGTGTACAGCTGGACCAGGCTGGCCCCGGCGTCGAACATCCGGGCCGCGTCGTCGGGATCCAGGATGCCGCCCACCCCGATCATCGGCAGCGAGCCGCCGGTCTGCCGGTGGACGAAGGAGACCACCGCACGGGCGCGGTCGGTCAACGGTCGGCCGGACAGCCCACCGGCTTCCCCGGCCCGTCCGGCGTCGGCACCGACCAGGCCGGTACGCGACAGCGTCGTGTTGGTGGCGATCACCCCGGCCGCGCCCCGGGCCAGACAGACCTCCAGCAGTTCGGCGATGGCCGAGTCGGACAGGTCCGGCGCGATCTTGACCAGGATCGGCCGCTCGCCGACCAGGGTCGCCAGCAACGTGTCGAGGTGCTCCCGGTCCTGCAACTGACGCAGGCCGGGCGTGTTCGGCGACGAGATGTTGATCGCGAAGTACTGGCCGTACCCGCTGAGCGCCTTGTAGGCCGCCACGTAATCGTCGACCGCCTCGGCCAGCGGAACGACCTTCGACTTGCCCAGCGAGATGCCCAGCGGCACCGGCCGGTCCGCGTACGCCGGGTGGGAACGCCCGAATCCGGCGCGATCCTCCAGCCGACCGAGTACGGCGAGCCGCTCGGCGAGCGCCTCCGCCCCGGCGTTGTTGAACCCCATCCGGTTGATCACCGCCTCGCTGGCCGGCAGCCGGAACAACCGGGGCCGGGGGTTGCCCGGCTGTGGGTGGGCGGTGACGGTGCCGACCTCGACGAAGCCGAAGCCGAGCGCCGGCCAGGCCGGCAGCGCCAGGCCGTCCTTGTCCATCCCGGCGGCCAGCCCGACCGGGTTGGGGAAATCGACCCCGAAGACGGTACGCGGTGCGGCGACCGCGTACCGGGCCCGGAGCGCCGCCAGGGCGACCGGCCGGCGGGACAGGGCGGCCAGCCGGCGCAGCGTCCACTCGTGGGCGGTCTCGGCGTCCCCGCCACCGAGGCGAAACAGCGCCGCGCGGGCCAGCCGGTAGCCGCCGGAGCCGCTCACCGGCCGGTCCGCTGGCTCGCCGAGTCCGACGACGCGGTGCCGGGCTCCGTACCGGACCCGTCGCTGAACCCGCCGCCGGGCGCGGCGGTGGGCGGCACGGCCGTGGGCGGCACGGCCGTGGCGTAGGACAGGTCCGGTCGTAGCGCGGCGTGCAACTGTTGCAGCGGACGGACCGCCATCTCGCCGTTGATCAAGGCTTCGATGCCCATCACCGCAGCGGCGACCCCGGGAACGGTGGTGACGCACGGGATGTCGGCGCTGACCGCCGCGCTGCGGATCTCGTAGCCGTCGGACCGGGCACTCGCGCCGGAGCCCTGCGGCGTGTTGATCACCAACGCGACGTCGCCGGAGGCGATCAGCGACACCGCGTCCGGCTGGCCGTCGCCGGTCTCCTCCCAGTGTTTGCGGGCCAACTCGCAGGTGATGCCGTGGCGGCGCAGCACCTCGGCGGTGCCGGCGGTGGCCACGATGTCGAACCCGAGGTCGGCCAGCCGCTTCACCGGGAAGATCATCGAACGCTTGTCCCGGTTCGCCACCGACACGAAGATCTTCCCGCTGGTCGGCAACGATCCGTACGCCGCCGCCTGGGACTTGGCGAAGGCGCTGCCGTACGCCGGGTCGATACCCATCACCTCGCCGGTGGACTTCATCTCCGGGCCGAGCAACGAGTCGACGCCGTGCCCGGCCCGGGTACGGAACCGCTTGAACGGCAGCACCGCCTCCTTGACCGCGATCGGCGCGTCCGGCGGCAGCGTGCCGCCGTCGCCGGTGGCCGGCAGCATCCCCTCGGCGCGCAAGGCGGCGATGGTGGCACCGAGCATGATCCGGGCCGCCGCCTTGGCCAGCGGCACCGCCGTGGCCTTGGAGACGAACGGCACCGTCCGCGACGCGCGCGGGTTGGCCTCCAGCACGTACAGCACGTCGTCCTTGAGCGCGTACTGCACGTTGAGCAGGCCACGCACCCCGACGCCTCGGGCGATCTGCTCCGTGTAGTGGCGGATGGTGGCCAGATGCGGGGCGGCCAGGGTGATCGGCGGCAACGCGCAGGACGAGTCGCCGGAGTGGATGCCGGCCTCCTCGATGTGCTCCATCACCCCGCCGAGGTAGACCTCCCCCGTGGCGTCGCAGAGCGCGTCCACGTCGATCTCGATCGCGTCGTCGAGGAACCGGTCGACCAGCACCGGATGCTCCGGCGAGATCTCGGTGGCCCGGCCGATGTAGTCGCGCAGCGTCGCGTCGTCGTAGACGATCTCCATGCCCCGCCCGCCGAGCACGTACGACGGTCGGACCAGCACCGGGTAGCCGATCTCGTCGGCGATCGCCTTGGCCTGCTCGTACGAGACGGCGGTACCGTGCGCTGGCGCGCGCAGCCCGGCGCGGGCCAGCACCTGACCGAACGCGCCCCGCTCCTCGGCGAGGTGGATCGACTCCGGCGGCGTGCCGACGATTGGCACCCCGACGTCGGCGAGACGCTGCGCCAACCCGAGCGGGGTCTGCCCCCCGAGCTGCACGATCACCCCGACGACACCCGGCCCGCCGGCCGCCTTGCCGGAAACGTCCTCGGCCTGCCAGACCTCCAGCACGTCTTCGAAGGTGAGCGGCTCGAAGTAGAGCCGGTCGGCGGTGTCGTAGTCGGTGGACACCGTTTCCGGGTTGCAGTTGACCATCACCGTCTCGTACTCGCCGAGGGCCATCACCGCGTGCACGCAGGAGTAGTCGAACTCGATGCCCTGCCCGATCCGGTTGGGCCCGGAGCCCAGGATCAGCACCTTGGGCCGGTCCGACCCGACCACCTCGGTCTCGGCGTCGTAGCTGGAGTAGTGGTACGGCGTACGGGCGGCGAACTCGGCGGCGCAGGTGTCGACGGTCTTGTAGACCGGGCGCAGACCGAGCCGGTGTCGCAACGCCCGTACCCCGTCCTCGCCGGCCAGTTCCGGGCGTAGCGCGGACACCTGCCGGTCGGACAGCCCGGCCCGCTTGGCCCGGCGCAGCAGCGCGGCGTCGAGCACCGGTGCGGCCTCGATCTCGGCGCGCAGTTCGACCAGGCCGGCGATCTCGGACAGAAACCACGGGTCGATGCCGCCGGACGCGGCGTGCACCTGGTCGACGGTGGCGCCCAGCCGCAGCGCCCGTTCGACGGTGTAGAGCCGGCCGTCGTGCGGGGTGGCCAGCTCGGCCAGGGTGGACTCGACGGTGGCGCCTGCCGGGTCGGGCACGGTCCAGAAGCCGACGGCCTTGGTCTCCATCGAGCGCATCGCCTTGTTCAGCGCCTCGGTGAAGTTGCGGCCCAGGCTCATCGCCTCGCCGACCGACTTCATCGTGGTGGTCAGCTCCGGGTCCGCACCGGGGAACTTCTCGAACGCGAACCGGGGGATCTTGACCACGACGTAGTCGAGGACCGGCTCGAACGCCGCCGGGGTCTGCTTGGTGATGTCGTTGGGGATCTCGTCGAGGGTGTAGCCAATGGCCAGTTTGGCGGCGATCTTGGCGATCGGGAAGCCGGTCGCCTTGGAGGCCAGCGCCGACGAGCGCGACACCCGGGGGTTCATCTCGATGACGACCAGCCGACCGGTCTGTGGATGCACGGCGAACTGGATGTTGCAGCCGCCGGTGTCGACGCCGACCTCCCGCAGCACGGCGATCCCCATGTCGCGCATCCGCTGGTACTCGCGGTCGGTGAGGGTCATCGCCGGGGCCACGGTGACGCTGTCGCCGGTGTGCACGCCCATCGGGTCGATGTTCTCGATGGAGCAGACCACGACCACGTTGTCGTTGCGGTCGCGCATCAACTCCAGCTCGTATTCCTTCCAGCCGAGCACGCTCTCCTCGATGAGGACCTCGTGCACCGGGGAAGCGGCCAGCCCGGCGCCGGCGATCCGTTCCAGGTCCTCCAGGGTGTGCGCCATACCCGAACCGAGCCCGCCCATGGTGAACGACGGCCGGATCACCACCGGCAGGCCCAGGTCGGCGACGGTGTCGCGGACCTCGGCCATGCTGTGGCAGACCCGGCTACGCGGGGTCTCGCCACCGACGGTCGCCACGATGTCCTTGAACAGCTGGCGGTCCTCGCCGCGCCGGATCGCGTCGATGTTGGCGCCGATCAGCTCCACGCCGTACTTGTCCAGCACGCCGGCGGAGTGGAGTGCGACGGCGGTGTTCAGCGCGGTCTGCCCGCCCAGCGTGGGCAGCAGCGCGTCGGGGCGCTCCCGGGCGATGACCAGTTCGACGAACTCGGGCGTGATCGGCTCGACGTAGGTGGCGTCGGCGAACTCGGGGTCGGTCATGATCGTCGCCGGGTTGGAGTTGACCAGCGACACGCGCAGCCCTTCGGCGCGCAGCACCCGGCACGCCTGGGTGCCGGAGTAGTCGAATTCACAGGCCTGGCCGATGATGATCGGCCCGGAGCCGATCACCATGACATGCTGCAAATCTGTCCGCTTAGGCATGCTTTCCCTCGATCAGCTCGACGAACCGGTCGAACAGGTAGTCCGCGTCGTGCGGGCCAGCCGCCGCTTCCGGGTGGTACTGGACGGTGAACGCCGGCACGTCGCGGGCCCGCAGCCCCTCGACGACATCGTCGTTGAGGCACACGTGGCTCACCTCGACGCCGCCGAAGTCGGTGTCGATCACCGTGTTGAGTGGGGCGTCCACGGCGAATCCGTGGTTGTGGCTGGTCACCTCGACCTTGCCGGTGGTGCGGTCGAGCACCGGCTGGTTGATGCCACGATGGCCGTAGCCGAGCTTGTAGGTGCCGAAGCCGAGCGCGCGGCCGAGGATCTGCGAGCCGAAGCAGATCCCGAACAACGGCGTACGGCGGGCCATCACCTGCCGGGCCAGGGCGACCGCGTGGTGTGCGGTGGCCGGGTCACCCGGTCCGGGTGAGAAGAACACCGCGTCCGGGCCGGTGGCCAGGATCTCGTCCAGCGTCGAGGTGGCCGGCAGCACGTGGGTGGTCACCCCGCGCTCGGCCAGTCGACGCGGCACGTTGCGTTTGATGCCCAGGTCGAGCGCGGCCACCGTGTAGCGGTGCTCGCCCTGCGCGGTCACCGTGTACGGCTCGGCGGTGGTCACCTGGGCCGACAGGTCCGCGCCGACCATCTGCGGGGTCTCGCGGACCCGGGTCAGCAGCTCCTGCGGGTCGTCGGTGACGCTGGAGACGCCGACCCGCATGACCCCCCGGTCACGCAGGTGGCGGGTGAGCGCCCGGGTGTCGACGCCGCAGATGCCGACCACGCCTTGGTCGGCCAGCCGCTGCTCCAGGTCGCCGGTCGAGCGCCAGTTCGACGGTCGACGGGCCGGATCGCGCACCACGTACCCGGCGACCCAGATCCGGTCGGACTCGTCGTCGTCGTCGTTGACCCCGGTGTTGCCGATGTGTGGTGCGGTCTGCACCACGACCTGCCGGTGGTAGGACGGGTCGGTCAGCGTCTCCTGGTAGCCGGTCATGGCGGTGGTGAACACCGCCTCGCCGAAGGTCTCCCCCACCGCCGCGTAGCTCTCGCCGGGGAAGACCCGGCCGTCTTCGAGGACCAGCAGCGCCGGTGTCCGCCGCCGGGGCGCGGTGACCTCACCGCTCGTCGTACGGCTGTCGTTCGTCGTACGGCTGTCGTTCATCGCACGGCCTTTCCGTCGAGCACGGTCGCCTCGCCGTGCAGGAACGTCGCGGCCACCCGACCGGGCAGTACCATCCGCGCGTACGGGGTGTTGCGGCTGCGGCTGGCCAGTTCGCCCGGTTCGACCGTACGGCTGGCCGCCGGGTCGACCAGGGTGATGTTCGCCGGTGCGCCCACCTCGGGGGTGTGCCCGTGCGCGGTCAGCCCGGCGATCCGGGCCGGGGCCCGCGACATCCGTTCGGCGATCAGGTCCCAGTCTGGTTCACCGTCGGCGCTGTGCAGGGCGGTCGTGAGCAGTACCACGGACAGGGCGGTCTCCAACCCGAGCATGCCGGGTCGGGCGTACGCCCATTCGCACTCTTTGTCCTCGATCGC
The sequence above is a segment of the Solwaraspora sp. WMMD406 genome. Coding sequences within it:
- the pyrF gene encoding orotidine-5'-phosphate decarboxylase — encoded protein: METFGQRLHRAVTDRGPLCVGIDPHPELLTGWGLADDVAGLSRFAGTVVEALGDTVAVAKPQSAFFERFGSAGIAVLESTIRQLREAGVLVVLDAKRGDIGSTAAAYAAAYLDPASPLAADAVTASPYLGVGALAPMFEMADKHGAGVLVLALTSNPEGRLVQHARVPDGRTVAQTVIDEISQLNTGAEPIGSLGLVVGATVGPTGHELSYVNGPLLAPGLGAQGGRPEDLRAVFGQALAWVLPSYSREILRSGPDPSALRVSAEQTLAKCRAVLGAGF
- a CDS encoding adenosylmethionine--8-amino-7-oxononanoate transaminase produces the protein MATRADAADLLALDRRHVWHPYAALPPADPPYLVDSASGVRLRLADGRDLIDGMSSWWAAVHGYRHPVLDAAVTDQLGRMAHVMFGGLTHEPAVRLARTLVEITPPGLEHVFLCDSGSVSVEVAVKMCLQYHLGRGRPGKRRLATWRGGYHGDTFHPMSVCDPEGGMHHLWRGVLPAQVFVPAPPGGVDTPPDERYLAALVAGIARDADEIAAVIVEPVVQGAGGMRFHHPAYLRALREVTTAHDILLIFDEIATGFGRTGAFFAAEHAGVTPDVLCVGKALTGGYLSLAAALCTPGVAAGIGAGGVLAHGPTFMGNPLACAVANASIGLLRASVVGDGPADDPPSWAVAVRRIEHGLRVGLAPLAGQAGVRDVRVLGAIGVVQLDRPVDLRAATAAAVDAGVWLRPFRDLIYTMPPYVADDDDVARITRAMAAAVAAGTS
- the carA gene encoding glutamine-hydrolyzing carbamoyl-phosphate synthase small subunit — encoded protein: MNDSRTTNDSRTTSGEVTAPRRRTPALLVLEDGRVFPGESYAAVGETFGEAVFTTAMTGYQETLTDPSYHRQVVVQTAPHIGNTGVNDDDDESDRIWVAGYVVRDPARRPSNWRSTGDLEQRLADQGVVGICGVDTRALTRHLRDRGVMRVGVSSVTDDPQELLTRVRETPQMVGADLSAQVTTAEPYTVTAQGEHRYTVAALDLGIKRNVPRRLAERGVTTHVLPATSTLDEILATGPDAVFFSPGPGDPATAHHAVALARQVMARRTPLFGICFGSQILGRALGFGTYKLGYGHRGINQPVLDRTTGKVEVTSHNHGFAVDAPLNTVIDTDFGGVEVSHVCLNDDVVEGLRARDVPAFTVQYHPEAAAGPHDADYLFDRFVELIEGKHA
- a CDS encoding quinone-dependent dihydroorotate dehydrogenase, which translates into the protein MSGSGGYRLARAALFRLGGGDAETAHEWTLRRLAALSRRPVALAALRARYAVAAPRTVFGVDFPNPVGLAAGMDKDGLALPAWPALGFGFVEVGTVTAHPQPGNPRPRLFRLPASEAVINRMGFNNAGAEALAERLAVLGRLEDRAGFGRSHPAYADRPVPLGISLGKSKVVPLAEAVDDYVAAYKALSGYGQYFAINISSPNTPGLRQLQDREHLDTLLATLVGERPILVKIAPDLSDSAIAELLEVCLARGAAGVIATNTTLSRTGLVGADAGRAGEAGGLSGRPLTDRARAVVSFVHRQTGGSLPMIGVGGILDPDDAARMFDAGASLVQLYTGFIYRGPGLTRAIARHARTR